Below is a window of Drosophila miranda strain MSH22 chromosome 3, D.miranda_PacBio2.1, whole genome shotgun sequence DNA.
AAGCTTACGCGGACGCAGCTCCACGCCGATACACGGCCGAAGTCAGACACCGTTCACCCTCTATATGACCCGACGCAGTGCCACGCCCTCGACGTGGCGCAGCATTACACCGTTCCTGAATCgcgaggagaaggagaagactcCTTTCGAATTGGGGCGGGACATAAAGAGCCAGACCACGTGCAACATTGCCGTTTTCGATCGCGCCCTCGTCATGGATATCTCCGAGCCGTTGGATGTGCAGAAGCCCGTGCGTTACATAACATCTGACTTGTCGGTAATCGATCGCGCTGCCGTAATGGATGTGTCGAACGTTGAGGTTATCTACGTCGTGGAAGAGTACGAAGAGTTCGATGAGGAGGAGATCCTCGAGGAGGTGAAGCccaagaagaaggagaagaaggcCAGGAAGCCCCGTGTCGCGCGCAAGTCCGTCGACATGACATCGGACAGCGAAGATATTGTTGACGGCCTCGATGATCGGGAGGACAGTTTGGATCTCGACGATGACGAGCCCGTCAAGAAGGGCAAGAAGAAGGCTCCTCccaagaagaaggagaagaaggaGAAGTCACCCAGTCCGAAATTGAGCTTGAAACTAGAGATTGGCGGCGGCCAGAAGGCTAGCAAGAAGATGttcgagcagcagcagcaggcgggaCCCAAGCCACCGCCAAAGAAGAGCAAAATGGTACTCCAAATGGAGGAGCAGGCCAAGGCGGCTGCCAAGGCCGCCGAAGAGGAGGCCAACCGGGCGAAGCCTAAGGGCGAGACCTTCGAGGAGCGGCAGAAACGTCTGCAGGCCgagaaggaggagcaggaggagcaggaacGCCTGGAGGCCGAGCAGCGGGCACTGGAGGAGGccgaggaggaagaggagccACCAGAGGAGGGCGAAGATGGCACCGAGGCTGGCTACGGAGACGAGGAAAACGAATACCCCGACGAGAATGGTGAAGAAAATCCCGAAGATCTCGCCGAAGAAGAGGAGGACGTAGTGGTCGACTTGAAGAAAGAGAAACGTCGTGGCAGCGACTCCTCCGATGACTTCGTTCGTCCCGATCCCCACGAGGAGGAGCGCTGGCAGCGCATCGCCGCCATCGAGGGCGAGGAGTTCATGCAGCAGATGCGCAAGTACAGCATGGCCAAGCGCATCAGCGAAAAGGAGCGCGACGCCGACTGGCAGAATCGCCGGGAGCAGGGTCGCCGGCCCAAGTTTATAAATTTCCTCTCTGATCGCACGGTCGAGTGCGGCCAGAGTGTGCGCCTGGCCTGTGCCGTTGATGGCCCCGAGCTATCAGCCAAGTGGTTCAAGGACCGCCGGCAGCTTGAGCGCGATGGGTGCCATCGCATCTCGAACAACAACAATATCCTTGTCCTGGAGGTGCTCAACACAAACATCCTGGACTCTGGCGAGTATTCGTGCGTGATTTCGAACCAGAACGACGAGGTGACCTCCTCGTGCATTGTCACCGTCTACGAGGTGTTTAAGGATGAACCGAAACCACCCACCATTCAGTATATCAAAGGTATATGTCGGCGAGTGAGCGTGCTCGGTTTTTGGTTCGCGTTCGCGTTCGCCTTTGGTGCATCCCTAAGTTCTGTGCTGTAGCTTTTCTTTGCCTCTTCCAGAGTACTATCATTTGCGCGACGATGAGCTGACTATCGAGTGCCATGTCCATGGTGTGCCCCGACCGGTCATCACATGGTGGCGCGGTGCCTTCCAGGTGAAGCCTAGCTACAAGTTCACCATGCTGGAGGAGGCGCACGGTGTCTGCAAGTTGCTGATCTATAAGCCCGGCAACAAGGACGGCGGTATCTACACTCTGAAGGCTATCAATTCCATCGGCGAGGTTCAGATCAATCACACTGTGGAGGTAGCTAAGAATCTGCACTACCATGTCCCGGGCATCTTCCATGCCCGCGACAGGATCCAGCTGGACAGCTTGAAGCATGCCAAGAGGCAAATGGATGCGGCCCTCAAGTCCATGGCCGAGTCGGATCAGAGGCGTGCCGAGGCCGAGGCCGAACAGGCGCGTCTCCGACCAGTGCGTCCCTCCCCAGAGCCACTGGTCCCTGCTAAGCAGAAgctctcgtttgccactcaacTTCGTGATCGCATGGCTCTTGAGGGGTCCACCATTAAGTTTGTGGCCACTGTCATTGGACCCTCGCCCAGCACCCGCTGGATGAAGGACGACAAGTGGGTGGTGGTTGGTGGCAACATCAAGAACCTGTCGGAGGAGGGCAAAGCAATTCTAGCGATCGAGAATGCCACCACTGCCGACTCGGGCGTCTACAAGTGCGTGGCCAAGAACGAACTCAGCGAAATCGAAACCTCTTGCTACTTCAAAGTGTATGCGGCACAGACCGATGGCGACGAGTCGGAGCCCATATTCGCCCTGCCCCTGCGAGGTATTTGCTCTTCTCTCAATGTTGCACTCTATATCGTGGATGTCTCTACTCTGTGGATATACTATGTCCCTAAGTGTTCTGGTTACACGACTGCTATATGTgctatatgtgtgtgtgacgTGTGTGTATTGTGttgtccgacgatcgcgattGAGGTCGTCCGTGTACGAAAATAGATGAATTGATTGATTGGATTGCATTTGCATTCTCCTTAGATGTATATCATGCCTCACAGAACGATTTAATTATCGATACGAAGGTGCGCGGCAATCCCCGACCCGTCATTACGTGGACCAAAGACCAGATACCCGTGGTGCTCGACGATCGGGTGGTGCAGATCGAGCACTTGGACGGCATCTGTGAGCTGATCATCAACAAGCCGACCGTCAATGACAACGGAATCTATGTCTGCAGTGCCCAGAACAAGTTGGGCAGTCAGTCGACCACCCACACGGTCGTCGTCGACACACACTCATCGCGTCGATCGAGTATTCTCTCCACTTTGGCCATGCAGGACGGTGCAAAGGAGGGCGAAGCCGCGGAGGATGGTGGCAAGGCCAAGAGCAGGccgaagaagaagaaggacgatgaggaggaggccggcggcggtggcggcggggATGGTGGCTACGAGCGACGCAGCCGCATGCCGGACCCTTCGCCCAAGCAAATGCTCTACTTCACGGTCAATCTGTCCAATCGGTATGTAGCCGAGGGCTCCAAGGTCAAGTTGCAGGCTGTAATTGGAGGTCCGGAGCCGACACTCAAATGGCAGAAGGACGACCAGAATGTCTCCTACGGACCGCGCATTCGCAACATGAATCGTGATGGCCTGGCGGTCCTGGAGTTTGTCAACGCCTCAACAGAGGACTCTGGCACCTACACGATCACTGCCCAAAACGAGCACTGCAAGATCACAACCTCGGCCGTGCTGCATGTCTACGAGGCGAAGGTCAACACCGATGTCCAGCCCGTGTTCATACGTTCGCTAAAAGGTAAGGGATCGCATCGAGCAGGCATCACAATCGTCTCCTCATCGGATGagagatcagatcagatcagtgAGAGATCGATCTATACTTAGAAGCATCCGACATTATTCGTGGTTGTGCAATGCCATTGATCGTTATGCAATCCATTATGTTGTTTGTGGTGATGTGATGTGATATGTCTTCTCTCTGCAGCATGCTGAATTCTGCATTCGTTGCATAATACAAATCTCTTCCACCCTCTTCCCTTCCCCACTTAAAGACACCTATCATCTGAACACCAATGAGCTGATTCTGGAGACGGCGGTGCGAGGCCAGCCCACACCGGAGGTGCAGTGGTTTAAGGACAGCATTGAGATCCAGAGCGGCGGTCGCTTCCAGCTTATCGAGCATCAGGATGGCTCCTGCGAGCTCCACATCGATCGTCCGGACAACAAGGACTCGGGCAAATATGTCGTTAAGGCCGAAAGTCGGGCCGGCAAAATGGAGATCTCGC
It encodes the following:
- the LOC108158905 gene encoding muscle M-line assembly protein unc-89 isoform X12 encodes the protein MGETDGDIEPRASAEPDAPAAQDTLQVPTQKKRKLKSPTPGSLRGRSSTPIHGRSQTPFTLYMTRRSATPSTWRSITPFLNREEKEKTPFELGRDIKSQTTCNIAVFDRALVMDISEPLDVQKPVRYITSDLSVIDRAAVMDVSNVEVIYVVEEYEEFDEEEILEEVKPKKKEKKARKPRVARKSVDMTSDSEDIVDGLDDREDSLDLDDDEPVKKGKKKAPPKKKEKKEKSPSPKLSLKLEIGGGQKASKKMFEQQQQAGPKPPPKKSKMVLQMEEQAKAAAKAAEEEANRAKPKGETFEERQKRLQAEKEEQEEQERLEAEQRALEEAEEEEEPPEEGEDGTEAGYGDEENEYPDENGEENPEDLAEEEEDVVVDLKKEKRRGSDSSDDFVRPDPHEEERWQRIAAIEGEEFMQQMRKYSMAKRISEKERDADWQNRREQGRRPKFINFLSDRTVECGQSVRLACAVDGPELSAKWFKDRRQLERDGCHRISNNNNILVLEVLNTNILDSGEYSCVISNQNDEVTSSCIVTVYEVFKDEPKPPTIQYIKEYYHLRDDELTIECHVHGVPRPVITWWRGAFQVKPSYKFTMLEEAHGVCKLLIYKPGNKDGGIYTLKAINSIGEVQINHTVEVAKNLHYHVPGIFHARDRIQLDSLKHAKRQMDAALKSMAESDQRRAEAEAEQARLRPVRPSPEPLVPAKQKLSFATQLRDRMALEGSTIKFVATVIGPSPSTRWMKDDKWVVVGGNIKNLSEEGKAILAIENATTADSGVYKCVAKNELSEIETSCYFKVYAAQTDGDESEPIFALPLRDVYHASQNDLIIDTKVRGNPRPVITWTKDQIPVVLDDRVVQIEHLDGICELIINKPTVNDNGIYVCSAQNKLGSQSTTHTVVVDTHSSRRSSILSTLAMQDGAKEGEAAEDGGKAKSRPKKKKDDEEEAGGGGGGDGGYERRSRMPDPSPKQMLYFTVNLSNRYVAEGSKVKLQAVIGGPEPTLKWQKDDQNVSYGPRIRNMNRDGLAVLEFVNASTEDSGTYTITAQNEHCKITTSAVLHVYEAKVNTDVQPVFIRSLKDTYHLNTNELILETAVRGQPTPEVQWFKDSIEIQSGGRFQLIEHQDGSCELHIDRPDNKDSGKYVVKAESRAGKMEISHYVLFEGMAHHIADNIHGVFHADKNLLRAKEEKEKPSEDWRKPTPAAAAPEAESEAETEEGKSKRRGRKADDDEGVSSAYASDYASDSGSISSKRREKNIVIHFSTSMRDRVVAEGSKVKISCFLDAKEPQVKWFKDGEQLVNGPKIRGRYSEGLCLLEITSATAEDNGEYKCWGRDETGEASTSCRLEVFEDPGTGDVPPTFTRNIKDTLHGKINELQLDVHVRGLPTPSVTWVKDGVKIENSDKYQQVDHDDGTCELFISSPKPSDSGKYVCQAENREGKTEIVHMVTVEKRVRAPRISPPREGRPPRPAGEGEEPAAGEEGEVGADGEPRRRKPKPDEEEVTSSRREVPMPPDLRKRLYFRNYLSNRTVKSGSNVKWMVNIDGPEPSAKWFHGDQPIAFGPKSKMSMQDGIAWLNLVGVTEEDAGEYTLRVRGSDNEIVSTCNLFVYSTGKEEIIPPTFVVGIKDTYSLNENELVLDCRVRGQPRPDITWMKGNEILSSDEKYQLTDQADGYAKLVIVSPTEKDSGVYSCVARNEGAENKMSHQVDFKGRERYTQEKTSGFYHRDPNKPHFLTPLGNQTVCDGGTVAISAEFMQTTTPLEVKWLRDRQVVEGPNVQALADRGVYTLTIMKATSEVEGTYTCRASNAYGRIESHANVDVAVGAEKDERPPLFLSRPDTEMKIAVGDPFSFAFRIAGEPKPKLTFMKGTKDITQSDRVSKEVSDDYTRFTVQQAQISDSGTYFVVARNNFGTDRIFVTVTIKIPKKKE